From the genome of Chitinophagaceae bacterium, one region includes:
- a CDS encoding TPM domain-containing protein, which produces MNKLSRFLLVFMLLLMAGWKFSIAIDIPARPDPPKLVNDFAGMMSREQADQLEKKLDDYSDSTSTQIAVVTLVSLEGSDITQTAYRIGDAWGVGGKNQDNGIVILLSKEDRDVWIATGKGLEGPVPDVTAKKIIDNIMLPNFRNGDFYSGLDQGTDAIIKLASGEFVDELGDQQQHDKIPLIPIIIVVIIIIFIISRNNRGGGGRYISRGGTFTPWIWGGGLGGFGGGGRGGGGGGFGGFGGGSFGGGGAGGSW; this is translated from the coding sequence ATGAATAAGCTTTCTCGATTCCTGTTGGTTTTCATGTTGCTGTTAATGGCAGGATGGAAGTTTTCAATAGCGATCGATATTCCAGCACGGCCTGATCCGCCAAAACTCGTGAATGATTTTGCCGGCATGATGAGCAGGGAACAAGCTGATCAACTGGAAAAAAAGCTGGATGATTACAGTGATTCTACTTCCACTCAAATCGCTGTTGTTACCCTTGTATCACTCGAAGGAAGTGACATTACGCAAACTGCTTACCGCATCGGCGATGCATGGGGCGTTGGCGGAAAGAACCAGGACAATGGTATAGTGATCCTGCTTTCAAAAGAAGACAGAGATGTCTGGATTGCCACCGGAAAAGGTTTGGAAGGTCCGGTGCCTGATGTAACCGCGAAAAAAATCATCGATAATATCATGCTACCGAATTTCCGGAACGGAGATTTTTATTCCGGGTTGGATCAGGGAACCGATGCCATTATCAAACTGGCTTCGGGTGAATTTGTAGATGAGCTGGGTGATCAACAGCAGCATGATAAAATACCATTGATACCCATCATTATCGTCGTCATCATTATTATATTCATCATTTCAAGAAACAACCGGGGCGGAGGTGGCAGATATATCAGCCGCGGCGGAACATTTACTCCATGGATCTGGGGAGGTGGACTTGGCGGCTTCGGCGGTGGAGGGCGCGGAGGTGGCGGAGGTGGATTCGGCGGTTTTGGTGGCGGAAGCTTCGGTGGCGGCGGAGCAGGCGGCAGTTGGTAG
- the blaOXA gene encoding class D beta-lactamase, with protein MKRNYFFYCFSFLLFSSSIIVPTTFYSCTPIGNHRQDFNKYFEEYHVDGCFELFDLKKSQFTDCNADRCSQRFIPASTFKIFNSLVGLQVGAVPDEHYMMKWDSITRSVPSWNHDQDMEEAIHNSTVWYYQEIARRIGAGKMQQYLNLVHYGNMNMSGAIDSFWLTGGLRISCDEQIEFLKDFYLNTYHFSQPSVDIVKKILVQDDTLGYRLSGKTGWGMMKGEETGGKELNIGWFVGYVEKGDEVYFFATNISSPEPAPENFGRVSKQITLKILEELNIVRK; from the coding sequence ATGAAGCGCAACTATTTTTTTTATTGTTTCTCATTTCTGCTTTTTTCAAGTTCAATTATTGTTCCTACCACTTTCTATTCCTGTACTCCTATTGGTAATCACCGTCAGGATTTCAATAAATACTTTGAGGAATATCATGTAGATGGTTGTTTTGAATTATTTGATCTGAAAAAATCACAGTTCACAGATTGCAATGCCGATCGTTGCAGCCAACGGTTTATTCCTGCTTCCACTTTCAAAATTTTCAATTCATTAGTTGGTCTGCAGGTCGGTGCTGTTCCGGATGAGCATTATATGATGAAGTGGGACAGCATTACACGATCAGTTCCATCGTGGAACCACGATCAGGATATGGAAGAAGCCATTCACAATTCAACAGTTTGGTATTACCAGGAAATTGCACGCAGGATTGGCGCAGGTAAAATGCAGCAGTATCTCAACCTTGTTCACTATGGAAATATGAATATGAGCGGCGCCATCGATAGTTTTTGGCTCACAGGAGGCTTACGCATTTCATGTGATGAACAGATTGAATTCCTGAAAGACTTTTACCTGAACACCTATCATTTTTCACAACCGTCAGTTGACATTGTAAAGAAAATCCTGGTGCAGGATGATACCTTAGGTTATCGCCTCAGTGGTAAAACCGGTTGGGGAATGATGAAGGGAGAAGAAACAGGAGGTAAGGAATTGAATATCGGATGGTTTGTGGGATATGTTGAAAAAGGTGATGAAGTTTATTTTTTTGCAACGAATATCAGTTCACCTGAACCTGCTCCTGAAAATTTCGGCAGGGTAAGCAAGCAGATTACTCTGAAAATTTTGGAAGAACTTAATATTGTCAGAAAATAA
- a CDS encoding Uma2 family endonuclease encodes MKTLQKIPRKAVDVFKLLPEGTLCEVINNVIYRSPSPSSIHQRFLKIIFRQIDQYVEDKDLGEVFFSAIDVYFDDENVFQPDLIFISKENQGFLDPDGGFHGVPDFIVEILSPFNKSRDLTMKKSVYEKNGVREYWVIDPKTKEAIGYELREGNFQNLSKSKGKIKSMLFREAFNF; translated from the coding sequence ATGAAAACACTCCAAAAAATACCACGTAAAGCAGTGGATGTTTTTAAGTTATTGCCGGAAGGCACATTATGTGAGGTTATCAATAACGTTATCTATAGGTCACCATCACCATCTTCCATTCACCAGCGGTTTTTAAAAATTATATTCAGACAAATTGACCAATATGTTGAAGATAAAGATTTGGGAGAAGTTTTTTTCTCAGCTATTGATGTCTATTTTGATGATGAGAATGTATTTCAACCCGACTTGATTTTTATTAGTAAAGAAAATCAAGGCTTCCTTGATCCTGATGGAGGGTTTCATGGAGTACCTGATTTTATTGTGGAAATTCTATCTCCCTTCAATAAAAGCCGTGACCTTACTATGAAGAAATCAGTGTATGAAAAAAATGGCGTAAGGGAATATTGGGTTATTGATCCTAAAACAAAGGAAGCCATTGGTTATGAACTAAGAGAAGGAAATTTTCAGAATCTTTCAAAAAGTAAAGGCAAAATAAAATCAATGTTATTCAGAGAAGCTTTCAATTTTTAA
- a CDS encoding deoxyhypusine synthase family protein, which yields MQQGPVSQFMEKHYRHFNAAAMMDAAKAYVHHLDEGGKMMVTLAGAMSTAELGISFAEMIRQDKVQIISCTGANLEEDIMNLVAHSHYKRVPNYRDLTPQDEWDLLEHHYNRVTDTCIPEEEAFRRMQQHIYKIWQDAEAKGERYFPHEYMYKMLLSGVLEQYYEIDPKNSWMLAAAQKNIPIVVPGWEDSTMGNIFASYVIKNQLKATTMKSGIEYMVQLSDWYRKNSGGKGVGFFQIGGGIAGDFPICVVPMMYQDLEWHDVPFWSYFCQISDSTTSYGSYSGAVPNEKITWGKLGIDTPKFIVESDASIVAPLMFGWILGW from the coding sequence ATGCAACAAGGTCCGGTTTCGCAGTTCATGGAAAAACATTACCGTCACTTTAACGCCGCGGCCATGATGGATGCTGCAAAAGCATATGTGCATCATTTAGATGAAGGCGGGAAAATGATGGTGACTCTTGCGGGTGCTATGAGTACGGCTGAACTCGGAATTTCCTTTGCCGAAATGATACGTCAGGATAAAGTGCAGATTATTTCCTGTACCGGAGCAAACCTCGAAGAGGATATCATGAACCTGGTTGCACACAGTCATTATAAACGTGTCCCTAACTACCGCGACCTGACACCGCAAGATGAGTGGGATTTGCTGGAGCATCATTACAACAGGGTAACGGATACGTGCATTCCTGAGGAAGAAGCTTTCCGCAGAATGCAGCAACACATTTATAAAATCTGGCAGGATGCAGAAGCAAAAGGGGAGCGGTATTTTCCACATGAATACATGTACAAGATGTTGCTGAGCGGCGTGTTGGAACAGTATTATGAAATCGATCCTAAAAATTCCTGGATGCTGGCAGCGGCGCAGAAAAATATTCCGATCGTTGTGCCGGGTTGGGAAGATTCAACCATGGGAAATATTTTCGCCAGCTATGTGATCAAGAATCAGTTGAAGGCAACTACCATGAAATCGGGAATTGAATATATGGTGCAGCTTTCAGATTGGTATCGTAAAAATTCAGGCGGAAAAGGCGTGGGATTTTTTCAGATTGGTGGTGGCATTGCCGGCGACTTCCCGATTTGCGTAGTGCCGATGATGTACCAGGATTTAGAATGGCATGATGTTCCTTTCTGGAGTTACTTCTGCCAGATATCTGATTCAACTACCAGTTATGGATCTTACAGCGGCGCCGTTCCGAATGAAAAAATTACGTGGGGCAAACTCGGCATTGATACGCCAAAATTTATTGTGGAATCGGATGCAAGTATTGTGGCTCCGTTGATGTTCGGTTGGATTTTGGGATGGTAA
- a CDS encoding septal ring lytic transglycosylase RlpA family protein, producing MKGIRKLLLGFLLCNCAFSTNAQKLYSHTGRASFYASKFDGRKTANGEIFSNKKLTAAHLTLPFGTLLRVTNLKNNKSVVVRVNDRGPYVKSRIIDLSRAAADSLDFIHSGWTMVKVEEIKPEPILALNNLPVPPLSDPYQMQFPKDWIGQWDGILKVYSERGLEQNVPMKLSIQPTSTADRYAWTIVYDTIPRNYELVVRDSSKGYYSLDERNGIDIMSGLFGNHFTSRFSVTGNLLDCDYELLNYEEMKFTISTGRSAVQWTTGNIIHPSDTIPEIGVYNITNMQVATLQRIKN from the coding sequence ATGAAAGGCATCCGGAAATTATTGTTGGGTTTCTTATTATGCAATTGTGCTTTCAGTACAAATGCTCAAAAGCTGTATTCCCATACCGGACGCGCTTCTTTTTATGCTTCGAAATTTGACGGACGCAAGACAGCAAACGGAGAAATATTTTCAAACAAAAAGCTTACGGCCGCACATCTTACGCTTCCATTCGGAACACTGTTAAGAGTAACCAATCTTAAAAACAATAAATCTGTGGTTGTGCGGGTGAATGACCGCGGGCCTTATGTAAAGAGCAGGATCATTGATCTTTCACGTGCTGCAGCAGACTCACTGGATTTTATACACTCCGGCTGGACCATGGTGAAAGTGGAAGAAATAAAACCTGAACCAATCCTGGCCTTAAACAATCTTCCTGTGCCTCCACTCTCTGATCCATATCAAATGCAATTTCCCAAAGACTGGATTGGTCAATGGGATGGAATTCTGAAAGTATATTCTGAACGTGGACTGGAGCAAAATGTGCCTATGAAACTTTCCATTCAGCCAACTTCAACGGCAGACCGTTACGCATGGACGATTGTTTATGATACCATACCGCGCAATTATGAATTGGTGGTGCGTGATTCTTCGAAAGGATATTATTCACTGGATGAAAGGAATGGCATCGATATCATGAGCGGATTATTCGGCAATCATTTTACCAGCAGGTTTAGTGTAACAGGAAATTTGCTGGATTGTGATTATGAATTACTGAATTATGAAGAGATGAAGTTCACGATTTCAACAGGCAGGAGTGCAGTGCAATGGACTACAGGGAATATTATTCATCCTTCTGATACCATTCCTGAAATTGGTGTGTACAACATCACTAATATGCAGGTGGCAACGCTTCAGAGAATTAAGAATTAG
- the rpiB gene encoding ribose 5-phosphate isomerase B: MNNQEILAIGCDHAGFEYKEALREWLVADGYTVINFGTDSPASVDYPDFVHPLCKAIEKGEAGLGILLCGSANGVAITANKHLQIRAAISWTVEIAHLARQHNNANVICLPARFVSLDAAKAMVKEFLHTSFEGGRHQLRVEKIADLS; this comes from the coding sequence ATGAATAATCAGGAAATACTTGCAATTGGATGTGACCATGCCGGTTTTGAATACAAAGAAGCATTACGTGAATGGCTTGTAGCTGATGGGTATACTGTAATCAATTTCGGAACAGATTCTCCCGCTTCCGTTGATTATCCTGATTTCGTTCATCCTTTGTGTAAGGCTATTGAAAAAGGTGAGGCCGGATTAGGAATTCTCCTGTGCGGAAGTGCGAATGGAGTGGCCATTACAGCAAATAAACATTTGCAGATTCGTGCCGCGATAAGCTGGACTGTTGAAATCGCGCATCTCGCACGTCAGCACAACAATGCAAATGTGATTTGTCTTCCGGCAAGATTTGTTTCTCTTGATGCAGCAAAAGCTATGGTGAAGGAATTTCTCCATACTTCCTTTGAAGGAGGACGTCATCAGCTCCGCGTAGAAAAAATAGCAGACCTTTCCTAG
- the tatC gene encoding twin-arginine translocase subunit TatC, whose product MAWLDGFIKRRGGSDAEMSFLEHLEELRWHIIRSLLAIVVVGIVLFLNKSFIFDQVILAPKNPDFWTYKIMCQLGDLLHWSGLCTTEISFTLTNIDLSAQFMIHLQIAFVLGLIFTFPYIFWEFWRFVKPALFEGEQRQASGAVVAASMLFYLGVLFGYYLIVPFTVNFLGSYQVSEEVKNNINLSSYIDTVTGLSFSCGLVFEFPLLIYFLAKVGLTTHELLSQYRKMALVIILLVAAVITPSPDMFSQTLVAVPLYGLFEIGIIISRKVARNKIRSQEQEELGDEN is encoded by the coding sequence ATGGCCTGGCTTGATGGGTTTATAAAACGCAGAGGAGGCTCCGATGCGGAAATGTCGTTTCTCGAACACCTCGAAGAACTTCGATGGCATATCATCCGGTCTTTACTCGCGATCGTTGTTGTCGGTATCGTTTTATTTCTCAACAAGTCATTTATATTCGACCAGGTAATATTAGCCCCTAAGAATCCGGATTTCTGGACGTACAAAATAATGTGTCAACTCGGAGACCTGCTGCATTGGAGTGGATTATGTACCACAGAAATTTCATTTACGCTTACCAATATTGATCTGTCTGCGCAATTTATGATTCATTTGCAGATTGCATTTGTGTTGGGCCTCATCTTCACATTTCCCTATATTTTCTGGGAGTTCTGGAGATTTGTGAAACCTGCTTTATTTGAAGGAGAACAAAGGCAAGCTTCAGGCGCTGTAGTTGCGGCATCAATGCTTTTTTACCTGGGAGTTTTGTTTGGATATTATCTCATCGTTCCATTCACTGTCAACTTTCTGGGATCTTACCAGGTGAGTGAAGAAGTGAAAAACAATATCAATCTCTCTTCGTACATCGATACGGTAACCGGTTTAAGTTTTTCCTGCGGATTGGTTTTTGAGTTTCCATTGCTGATATATTTTCTGGCTAAAGTTGGATTAACAACTCATGAATTATTGTCGCAGTACCGCAAAATGGCGTTGGTGATTATTTTACTCGTGGCTGCTGTCATCACACCTTCACCTGATATGTTTAGTCAAACACTGGTTGCAGTGCCATTGTATGGATTGTTTGAGATTGGAATTATTATTTCAAGAAAAGTAGCGCGCAACAAAATAAGAAGTCAGGAGCAGGAAGAATTGGGAGATGAAAATTAA
- a CDS encoding OmpA family protein produces the protein MDENSSMRKQLDDESSQVKMLTEKVNEANDQVKKLAGDTAYMGEKFRKAEGLNKDINELYEQAIQQNQLLVSKTSSERLALNDSLKKKQQDLYIKGKELDSLQRNLTAREQKLSELQSLLQQKDSAASALKAQLNKALLGFEKSDLTVEQRNGKVYVSMAEKLLFKSGSTAVDPKGVDALKKLAAVLKQNPDLAIDVEGHTDNVPLAGTGALKDNWDLSVLRATSIIRILTESGVDPKQITASGRGEYFPVASNSSPEGKSKNRRTEIILSPRLDELMKILGN, from the coding sequence ATGGATGAAAACAGCAGCATGCGCAAACAACTGGACGATGAAAGCAGCCAGGTTAAAATGTTGACGGAAAAAGTGAATGAAGCCAATGACCAGGTGAAGAAGCTGGCGGGTGACACTGCATATATGGGCGAAAAATTTCGTAAAGCAGAGGGCCTGAACAAAGACATCAATGAATTATATGAACAAGCCATTCAGCAAAATCAATTGCTTGTTTCGAAAACTTCTTCCGAAAGATTGGCACTGAATGATTCGCTGAAAAAAAAGCAACAGGATTTGTACATCAAAGGAAAGGAACTGGATTCTTTACAACGAAACCTGACAGCACGGGAACAAAAACTTTCGGAGTTACAATCGCTGCTTCAACAGAAAGATTCCGCTGCATCTGCATTGAAAGCGCAATTGAATAAAGCCTTGCTCGGCTTTGAAAAAAGTGATTTGACTGTGGAGCAGCGTAATGGAAAAGTATATGTTTCAATGGCTGAAAAACTGTTATTCAAATCAGGCAGTACAGCCGTCGATCCAAAAGGCGTAGATGCCTTAAAAAAACTTGCAGCAGTGTTAAAACAAAATCCGGATCTTGCGATTGATGTGGAAGGTCATACGGATAATGTACCTCTTGCCGGAACCGGCGCCTTAAAAGATAATTGGGACCTGAGTGTTTTACGCGCCACCAGCATCATCAGGATACTGACAGAAAGTGGAGTTGATCCAAAACAAATAACCGCATCAGGCAGAGGTGAATATTTTCCGGTTGCTTCAAATAGTTCTCCGGAAGGAAAATCAAAGAACAGGAGAACAGAGATTATTCTTTCGCCACGACTGGATGAGTTGATGAAGATTTTGGGAAATTGA